The genomic region GCATCGTCTTCGAGTGCAGCATCGCCGGCTGGTACTCCCAGATGCGCACCCCCGCAGCCAACAGCCGCTCGTACGTGGACCGCTGTGACGCGCGCACCACCGGCACGTCGTGCATCGGCCCCGGACCCATCACCCGCACGTCCACGCCCTGCCGGACCTTCACCTCCAGCTGCTCCAGGATGTCGTTGGGCGGCGTGAAGTACGCGTTGGCGATCCACAGCCGCTTCGTCGCCGAGGCCACCACCAACCGCACCATCCGCTCCGCCTCGGTGATGCCCAACCGCCCGGCGCTGTCGATGAACGCCGCGCATCCGCCTCCATCCGCTTTCAGCTCCGGGAAGCACTCGCGCGGCAGGAACCCTCCGCCCGACTCAATCCAGTGCTTGGAGAACGTCACCTGGATGCGCCGCACCTCCGGCCCCTCCACCCGGATGTGCGTGTCACGCCAGTTGTCCTCCTTCAGCCCGTCCCCCTCCCACACCTTCCAGATGCCGAAGCCGCCCGTGTACGCGATGCGCCCGTCCACCACGACGATCTTCTGGTGCGACCGGCTCAACAACCGCCCCAGCACCTTGCCCGCCAGCAGCCGGTAGTAGTGCACCTCCACGCCCGCGTCCGTCAGGCGCTTCTCGATCTGCTGATCAAAGTCCTTGTCCCCGGTCGTCTCCTCGCTTCCCACCGGATCCACCACCACGCGGCACTGCACGCCCGCGCGCGAGCGTTCAATCAGCGCCTCCACGAACCGGTCCGACAGCTCGCACGGCCGCCAGATGTAGACGAGCATGTGCACGCTGTGCTTCGCCGCGCGGATGTCCTCCAGCATCCGGTCGAAGACCTGGCTGTTCTCCAACAGGTGCATCCGGTGCCCGGGCGACAGCCCCACGCCCGTGGACTGATAGAGCGCGAACGAGAAGCCCTCCGGTCCCGGTGGCAATTCGAACGGGCCCTGCATCTCGTGCTTGCGCGTCTCGTCGCCGCCGTCGAACCCATGCGCCCCCGGCTGGGGCAGCAACTCGTCCATCAGCTCGCTCATGGTCCTGGCAACGTAGGGACGCCTGCCCTCCCCCGGGAGTCACCGCCCACCTCCTGCACCGGCCGGTGAACAAGACCCCATTCCGTCGTTGCCGGAGCCTTTCAGCGTGGCGACACTGCCCGGGTTCCGTTCCCTCGCCTGGAGAGTCCGCATGCTCGACGCCCCATCTCGCCCCTCCGCCCGGGAGCTGCTGTCCCTGTCCAGCCTCGCCCCGCTGGTCCCCATGCTGTACGTCGCCTGGACGGACGGCGAGCTGACGGGCGACGAACTCCGCGCCCTGGGCTCCGCCGCCCGCGCCCAGCCCTGGTTGGACCTCAAGTCCAGCTCCGTCCTGGCCCTCTGGGTGGATCCGCTGCGTCCGCCCCCGCCCCGCGAGCTGGCCCTCGTGCGTGAACACATCCGCGCCACCGCGGAGAAGCTGGCCACCAGCCAGCAGCAGAACCTGGCGGAGCTGGGCGTGCAGCTGGCCCAGGCGCTCGCGGGTGAAGCGCCCCTGAGCATCCCGCCCGCCGAGCTGGCCAAGGCCCTGGCCTCCATCGAGGCCACCCTGGGCGTGGACGGCAAGGAGGCGGTGCGCTCGCTGGTGCCCAGGGCGTCGCGCGTTCCGCACGCGGAGCCCCGCTCGCACACGTCGTCCTTCGACCCGACCGCGATGACGGCCGTGCTGGATCGCACCTACGCGAACGTGCGCCGGCAGGTGCGCGGTTGGCTGGAGGACGCGGACTTCCGCTACAAGGAAGGGCTCGGCACCACCGCCTACCGCGACCAGGTCTTCGACTGGCTCAAGCACCTGGCCAATGACGGCCTGGGACAGCTCGCCTTCCCCAAGGGCCGCGAGGGCGGCGGCGACCTGGGCGCGTTCATCGCCGCGTTCGAGACGATGGCCTTCTTCGACCTGAGCCTCGTCATCAAGGCGGGTGTGCACTTCGGCCTGTTCGGCTCCAGCATCCTGTTCCTGGGCACCAAGCGACACCACCAGCAGTACCTGCCCCGGGTCGCCTCGCTGGAGCTGCCCGGCTGCTTCGCGATGAGCGAGCTGGGCCACGGCTCCAACGTGCGCGACTGCGAGACGGTGGCCCGCTACGACGCGGCCACGAGCGAGTTCGTCATCCACACGCCGTCGGAGACCGCGCGCAAGGAGTGGATTGGCAACGCCGCCCGCCACGCGCGCATCGCCACCGTGTTCGCGCAGCTGGAGGTGGATGGCGAACGGCTGGGCGTGCACGCGCTGCTCGTCCCGCTGCGCGATGAACACGGCAAGGTGCTGCCGAACATCCGCATCGAGGACTGCGGCGAGAAGATGGGCCTCAACGGCGTGGACAACGGCCGGCTGTGGTTCGACCACGTGCGCGTGCCGCGCGACAACCTGCTCGACCGCTACGGACAGGTGACGGAGGCCGGAGAGTACACCTCCTCCATCACCGGCGACTCCAAGCGCTTCTTCACCATGCTGGGCGCGCTGGTGGCGGGCCGCGTGAGCGTGGCGTGCGCGTCGTTGAGCGCGACCAAGAGCGCGCTGACCATCGCCGTGCGCTACGGCGACCTGCGCCGCCAGTTCGGCCCCCAGGGCGCTCCTGAAGTCCGCCTGCTGGACCACCAGGTGCACCAGCTGCGGCTCTTGCCGCTCGTCGCCAAGGCGTACGCGGTGGACTTCGCGCTGGAGTACCTGGTGGACCGCTACGTCCACCGCACGGAAGACGACGCGCGCGAAATCGAGGCGCTCGCCGCGGGCCTCAAGGCCTACGCGTCGTGGAACGCCACCGCCACCATCCAGGAGTGCCGCGAGGCGTGCGGGGGCCAGGGCTACCTCACCGCGAACCGGTTCGCGTCACTCAAGGCGGATACGGACGTGTTCACGACCTTCGAGGGCGACAACACCGTGCTCATGCAGCTGGTCGCCAAGGGCCTGCTCACGGGCTACCGCCAGCGCTTCGAGGACGACCGCGTCTTCGCGGTGCTCCGCCTCATCGTGGATCAGGCCGCCACGGTGTTCACGGACCGCAACCCCATCGCCGGCCGGCGCACGGACACCGACCACCTGCGCGACAGTGACTTCCAGCTGCGCGCCCTGCGCTTCCGCGAGGAGGCGCTGCTCGCGTCGGTGTCCAAGCGCATCCGCAAGCGCCTCACCGCGGGCGTGGAGGCCTTCGAGGCCTTCAACCAGGTGCAGGCGCACCTGCTGGCCCTGGCGCACGCGAGCGTGGAGCGCATCGTGCTGGAGCAGTTCCTGCGCGGCGTGGCGGACGTGAAGGACGAAGCGCTCAAGCCGGTGCTGGGGCGCATGGCGGACCTCTTCGGCCTGTCCTGCCTGGAGTCCGCCAGCGGCTGGTTCCTGGAGCACGGCTGGCTCACGGCCCCCAAGGCCCAGGCCATCCGCAAGGAGCGCGTGAAGCTGTGCGAGGAGCTGCGGCCGGATGCCGTGGGGCTGGTGGACGCGTTCGGGATTCCCGACACCTGCCTGGCGGCGCCCATCGGCCTGGGGCGGCTGGCGCCCGGCGGTGAACGGTTCGACGACACGGCGGCTGACAGCGCCCGTGCGGGCCCGGCAGATTCCCGCGCGTCATGAGGACCTGTGCGTCGTGGGTGGTGTTGGGGCTCGTGGGGCTCACCGGTTGCGCGACGGTGTCCCCGGCGGAACGGGCCCGTCAGATGGGCGAATCCAACAAGGAACGCGCCCGCCTGTTCACCGAGGAGATCTACAACCAGAAGCGCCTGGAGCGCCTCCCGGAGTACATCGCGGCCGACTACGTGGACCGCTCCGAGGGCGCCCCCCAGGACCTCCGCGGCCCGGAGGTGGTGCGCACCCAGGCGGAAGCCGGGTTCACCCTCTTCCCGGACCTGAGGTTCGAACTGCTCCACGTGATGGCGGAGGACGACTGGGTGATGGTGCGCTGGCGCGCGACGGGCACGGACACCCAGGGCCCGCCCACCGCGGACGGCAAGTCCCGCCCGCTCACGTTCCACGGGGACTCGCTGTACCGGCTGCGTGAGGGCCGGCTGGTGGAGTCGTGGGACCTCACGGACCGGCTGGATCCGCTGCTCCAGCGCGGGTTCAAGGTCGTGCCGCCCGAATCCTGAAGCGTCCCGACCCGGGACACGCCAAACGGCCACGGGTCGGGCTCGACGCCGCTGGAGTCAGGAAAAACCGGGGCGTAGCGGGATGTCTCCCCATTGACACCTACGCACCGGACCCATCAGGGTCCGGGGATGAGGATGAACGCGGGACCCATGCGGGCCGCGGACAAGGCCCGACAGAAGGCCTTCCGCACGGCCTTTCCCTCCCACGGCCAGCGGCCGTCCTGGGGCGGCAGGTTGTTGCGCCTGTTCGGATGGGGCCTGCTCCTGCTGGGTGCGTTCCTGCTGGTCGTCGTCATCGACGGCTGGCGTTCGTTCGGCGAGGTGCCGGAAGGAGCACGGCTGGAGCGGATGAAGCGCTCGCCACAGTGGCTGGACGGAAGCTTCGAGAACCCGCAGCCCATCCTGAACAACTGGGAGCGGACGCTGTCGGACCTGTTCCACTCGAGCCCGGATAGCTCGCCCCGGATGCCGGTGGTGGTGGACCGCATCGACCCAAAGCGCTTCGCCACGCCGCCCGAGGACGGACTGCGCGTCACCTGGCTGGGGCACTCGTCCACGCTGGTGGAGGTGGACGGGCACCGCGTGCTCACCGACCCCGTGTGGGGCGAGCGCACGTCACCGCTGGGGTGGATTGGCCCGAAGCGCTGGTTCCCCGCGCCCATCGCGCTGAACGAACTGCCGCCCATCGACGCGGTGGTCATCTCCCACGACCACTATGACCACCTGGACTTCGCCACCATCGACGCGATGAAGGACTGGGACACCACGTTCGTGGTG from Corallococcus exiguus harbors:
- a CDS encoding acyl-CoA dehydrogenase family protein, which gives rise to MLDAPSRPSARELLSLSSLAPLVPMLYVAWTDGELTGDELRALGSAARAQPWLDLKSSSVLALWVDPLRPPPPRELALVREHIRATAEKLATSQQQNLAELGVQLAQALAGEAPLSIPPAELAKALASIEATLGVDGKEAVRSLVPRASRVPHAEPRSHTSSFDPTAMTAVLDRTYANVRRQVRGWLEDADFRYKEGLGTTAYRDQVFDWLKHLANDGLGQLAFPKGREGGGDLGAFIAAFETMAFFDLSLVIKAGVHFGLFGSSILFLGTKRHHQQYLPRVASLELPGCFAMSELGHGSNVRDCETVARYDAATSEFVIHTPSETARKEWIGNAARHARIATVFAQLEVDGERLGVHALLVPLRDEHGKVLPNIRIEDCGEKMGLNGVDNGRLWFDHVRVPRDNLLDRYGQVTEAGEYTSSITGDSKRFFTMLGALVAGRVSVACASLSATKSALTIAVRYGDLRRQFGPQGAPEVRLLDHQVHQLRLLPLVAKAYAVDFALEYLVDRYVHRTEDDAREIEALAAGLKAYASWNATATIQECREACGGQGYLTANRFASLKADTDVFTTFEGDNTVLMQLVAKGLLTGYRQRFEDDRVFAVLRLIVDQAATVFTDRNPIAGRRTDTDHLRDSDFQLRALRFREEALLASVSKRIRKRLTAGVEAFEAFNQVQAHLLALAHASVERIVLEQFLRGVADVKDEALKPVLGRMADLFGLSCLESASGWFLEHGWLTAPKAQAIRKERVKLCEELRPDAVGLVDAFGIPDTCLAAPIGLGRLAPGGERFDDTAADSARAGPADSRAS
- a CDS encoding ester cyclase, whose protein sequence is MRTCASWVVLGLVGLTGCATVSPAERARQMGESNKERARLFTEEIYNQKRLERLPEYIAADYVDRSEGAPQDLRGPEVVRTQAEAGFTLFPDLRFELLHVMAEDDWVMVRWRATGTDTQGPPTADGKSRPLTFHGDSLYRLREGRLVESWDLTDRLDPLLQRGFKVVPPES
- a CDS encoding phospholipase D-like domain-containing protein, which codes for MSELMDELLPQPGAHGFDGGDETRKHEMQGPFELPPGPEGFSFALYQSTGVGLSPGHRMHLLENSQVFDRMLEDIRAAKHSVHMLVYIWRPCELSDRFVEALIERSRAGVQCRVVVDPVGSEETTGDKDFDQQIEKRLTDAGVEVHYYRLLAGKVLGRLLSRSHQKIVVVDGRIAYTGGFGIWKVWEGDGLKEDNWRDTHIRVEGPEVRRIQVTFSKHWIESGGGFLPRECFPELKADGGGCAAFIDSAGRLGITEAERMVRLVVASATKRLWIANAYFTPPNDILEQLEVKVRQGVDVRVMGPGPMHDVPVVRASQRSTYERLLAAGVRIWEYQPAMLHSKTMLVDDWLCVVGSTNLDSLSLNKLSEGSLVFEDREVASKLEACWEKDVRHSKEISLENGGRTNPWRRFARRATQWAGHDR